The following proteins are co-located in the Telopea speciosissima isolate NSW1024214 ecotype Mountain lineage chromosome 9, Tspe_v1, whole genome shotgun sequence genome:
- the LOC122639976 gene encoding protein phosphatase 1 regulatory inhibitor subunit PPP1R8 homolog — protein MYGRAGLDRFKKAQTVEPFSVTLNSASKASGEPISKASTHHSAPSFKSQPLHLQTQLQQQHHVPQKTLGHEATSVVPAQHMTQVGGGQSTWQPPDWAIEPRPGVYYLEVLKDGEVLDRINLDKRRHIFGRQIPMCDFVLDHQSVSRQHAVVVPHKNGSIYVIDLGSAHGTFVANERLSKDNPVELEVGQSLRFAASTRSYILRKDNAALFPPPPLPTEINLPPPPDPSDEEAVLAYNTILNRYGLGKSDLLSKTPDNSGSSLSVDNDDRFLERASKRIRKTRVAFRDQVGGELVEVVGISDGADVETEPGPVGVKEGSLVGKYESLVQITVVPKGKEHVSSRGDNITPKGVTDKLQQVLNKVKASPKTGGMYNDLYGESFSGKVGSSWAYASSGDEQPGVSKDTEGKPLGNSIGKADANSGYDDDDDLFGDLE, from the exons ATGTATGGGAGAGCTGGACTTGATAGATTCAAGAAAGCTCAAACCGTAGAGCCATTCTCTGTGACCCTTAATTCAGCTTCTAAAGCATCTGGGGAACCCATTTCTAAGGCATCTACCCACCACTCTGCTCCATCCTTTAAGTCTCAACCGCTTCACCTACAGACGCAATTGCAGCAGCAACACCATGTTCCTCAAAAAACTTTGGGACATGAAGCAACATCAGTTGTGCCAGCGCAGCACATGACTCAGGTTGGAGGGGGACAGTCAACATGGCAGCCTCCTGATTGGGCTATAGAGCCCCGACCGGGTGTTTATTATCTTGAGGTTTTGAAGGATGGAGAAGTTCTTGATCGAATTAATCTAGACAAACGGAGGCACATATTTGGAAGGCAGATTCCCATGTGTGATTTTGTGCTTGACCATCAATCGGTTTCACGGCAACATGCCGTTGTTGTTCCACACAAGAATGGAAG CATATATGTCATTGATTTGGGGTCTGCTCATGGTACATTTGTTGCAAATGAGAGATTAAGCAAGGATAACCCGGTTGAGCTTGAAGTTGGACAGTCTTTGCGGTTTGCTGCATCAACGAGAAGTTACATATTGAGAAAGGACAATGCAGCTCTTTTTCCTCCCCCTCCACTACCAACAGAAATTAATCTACCACCTCCTCCAGATCCATCTGATGAAGAAGCTGTTTTGGCGTATAACACAATTCTTAACCGTTATGGTTTGGgtaaatcagatttattgtcCAAGACTCCTGATAATTCAGGGAGCTCGTTGAGTGTGGACAATGATGACAGGTTTTTGGAGAGAGCCTCGAAAAGAATAAGGAAAACAAGAGTGGCTTTCAGAGATCAAGTTGGGGGAGAGTTGGTTGAAGTGGTAGGGATTTCAGATGGTGCAGACGTTGAAACTGAACCTGGTCCAGTTGGTGTGAAAGAAGGCAGTCTTGTTGGGAAGTATGAGTCCCTTGTACAGATTACTGTTGTACCGAAAGGGAAGGAGCATGTCTCATCAAGAGGAGATAACATCACCCCAAAAGGTGTGACTGATAAACTGCAACAAGTTTTGAATAAAGTCAAAGCTTCTCCAAAGACTGGTGGGATGTATAATGACCTTTATGGAGAATCATTCTCTGGGAAAGTGGGTTCATCTTGGGCATATGCTTCTAGTGGTGATGAGCAACCTGGTGTTTCTAAAGATACGGAAGGAAAACCTCTTGGCAACTCAATTGGAAAAGCAGATGCCAACTCCGGgtacgatgatgatgatgatttatttgGGGATTTGGAGTAG